In Rathayibacter sp. VKM Ac-2762, one DNA window encodes the following:
- a CDS encoding MFS transporter, with protein MTTTERSLPSVHRRELPHRHGFWVIAVAFLTVMAFSTVPTPLYAIYQQRDGFPAFVVTVVFAAYAVGVVASLFLAGHVSDWLGRRRILLASILVEVLAAAVFLLSPDVPGLILARLLTGLGVGALTATATAHLSELRAVARPEEGPGTSRAVSALVNMGGLALGPLVGGVFAVTVREPLVVPYAVFLVLLVVLGIGVALVPETVERREVLPAYRPQRLAVPAASRGVFLSAAVGAFAGFAVFGLFTSLAPTFLAGRFGETSHLEAGAVSFGVFAAGAVAQLVSIRLSSRTALRLAAVALTAGLLLVATGAVIVSVSAFIVGGVLAGAGVGLLFRLALGVAGSLATDETRGEVLAAVFLAAYLGLAVPVLAIGAALALLPAVPVLLGFVAVVLVLVLAAIARMRRTA; from the coding sequence GTGACCACCACCGAGCGCTCCCTCCCGTCCGTCCACCGCCGCGAGCTCCCGCACCGCCACGGCTTCTGGGTGATCGCCGTCGCCTTCCTCACGGTGATGGCGTTCTCGACCGTGCCGACACCGCTCTACGCGATCTACCAGCAGCGCGACGGGTTCCCGGCCTTCGTCGTCACCGTGGTCTTCGCCGCGTACGCGGTCGGAGTCGTGGCGAGCCTCTTCCTCGCCGGGCACGTCAGCGACTGGCTCGGCCGCCGCCGGATCCTGCTCGCGTCGATCCTCGTCGAGGTCCTGGCGGCCGCCGTGTTCCTGCTCTCGCCGGACGTGCCCGGGCTGATCCTCGCCCGCCTGCTGACCGGGCTCGGCGTCGGCGCGCTCACCGCGACGGCCACCGCCCATCTCTCGGAGCTGCGCGCCGTCGCCCGCCCGGAGGAGGGCCCCGGCACCTCCCGCGCCGTCTCCGCCCTCGTGAACATGGGCGGGCTGGCGCTCGGCCCGCTCGTCGGCGGGGTGTTCGCCGTGACGGTGCGCGAGCCCCTGGTCGTCCCGTACGCCGTGTTCCTCGTCCTCCTGGTCGTCCTCGGGATCGGCGTCGCGCTCGTCCCCGAGACGGTCGAGCGGCGCGAGGTCCTCCCGGCCTACCGTCCGCAGCGCCTGGCCGTGCCGGCCGCCTCCCGCGGCGTCTTCCTCTCGGCCGCGGTCGGCGCGTTCGCCGGGTTCGCCGTGTTCGGCCTCTTCACCTCGCTGGCGCCGACCTTCCTCGCCGGGCGCTTCGGCGAGACCTCCCACCTCGAGGCGGGCGCGGTCTCCTTCGGGGTCTTCGCCGCCGGAGCCGTCGCACAGCTGGTCTCGATCCGGCTGTCCTCGCGGACGGCGCTCCGCCTCGCGGCCGTGGCGCTGACGGCCGGGCTGCTGCTGGTCGCGACCGGCGCCGTGATCGTCTCGGTGTCCGCCTTCATCGTCGGCGGGGTGCTCGCGGGAGCGGGCGTGGGCCTGCTCTTCCGCCTGGCGCTCGGAGTCGCCGGCTCGCTCGCCACCGACGAGACCCGCGGCGAGGTGCTCGCGGCCGTGTTCCTCGCCGCCTACCTCGGCCTCGCGGTGCCGGTCCTGGCGATCGGTGCCGCGCTCGCGCTCCTGCCGGCCGTCCCGGTCCTGCTCGGCTTCGTCGCCGTCGTGCTCGTCCTGGTGCTCGCGGCGATCGCTCGAATGCGGCGCACCGCCTGA
- a CDS encoding LysR family transcriptional regulator, producing the protein MDDRQLAAFVAVAEELSFTRAAARLFVVQSTLSASIRSLEQELGSPLFARSTRRVALTAVGEALLPSARSAIDSLDRMRSFAADDAAGLRGRVRVGTFSALDLVDLPGALGVFRTRHPLVDLLLRTSTTGSTGLAEDLRRGLLDAALLALPATQLRGLAVTRLVRSDYVLLVESAHPLAAAGPPSPQDLDGLTFVDTPAGFGNRVAVDLAFREAGASRRVATEVADLPGIPRFVQAGLGPAIVPRAGVEPLEGVTALALDWPGLVWELSVCTAPRPSAAVQALTAVLAERSA; encoded by the coding sequence ATGGACGACCGCCAGCTCGCCGCCTTCGTCGCCGTCGCCGAGGAGCTCAGCTTCACCCGGGCGGCCGCGCGCCTGTTCGTCGTGCAGTCGACCCTCTCGGCGAGCATCCGCTCGCTCGAGCAGGAGCTCGGCTCGCCGCTGTTCGCCCGCTCGACCCGGCGGGTGGCGCTCACCGCGGTCGGCGAGGCGCTCCTGCCCTCGGCCCGATCGGCGATCGACAGCCTCGACCGGATGCGCTCGTTCGCGGCCGACGACGCGGCGGGGCTCCGCGGGCGGGTGCGGGTGGGCACCTTCTCCGCCCTCGACCTCGTCGACCTGCCCGGCGCCCTCGGCGTCTTCCGCACTCGGCACCCGCTGGTGGACCTGCTCCTGCGCACCTCGACCACCGGCTCCACCGGTCTCGCCGAGGACCTGCGCCGCGGCCTGCTCGACGCCGCTCTGCTGGCACTGCCGGCGACGCAGCTGCGGGGCCTGGCGGTGACGCGGCTGGTGCGCAGCGACTACGTCCTGCTGGTGGAGAGCGCGCATCCGCTCGCCGCGGCGGGACCGCCCTCCCCGCAGGACCTCGACGGGCTCACCTTCGTGGACACGCCCGCCGGCTTCGGCAACAGGGTCGCCGTCGACCTCGCCTTCCGCGAGGCCGGGGCGTCGCGCCGGGTGGCCACCGAGGTCGCCGATCTGCCGGGGATCCCCCGCTTCGTGCAGGCGGGGCTGGGTCCGGCGATCGTGCCGCGCGCGGGCGTCGAGCCGCTGGAGGGCGTCACGGCCCTCGCGCTCGACTGGCCGGGGCTGGTCTGGGAGCTCTCGGTCTGCACGGCGCCGCGCCCCTCCGCCGCGGTGCAGGCGCTCACGGCCGTGCTGGCGGAGCGCTCGGCCTAG
- a CDS encoding anti-sigma factor, with translation MTHLDPDELALLALGEHSSDAEQAHLRDCPDCARQLVELGHAAGLGRASRAVELEAPPAIVWDRIREELALGDLGPGALPSSAAAVPPPLALPRGRHRPARRRRPRALSAVLAALGALVIGVAGGAWWQASRSDDTAAVVARADLAALPDWQGASGTAELEDADGARRLHVHLDAQSADDSYREVWLLAADASGLVGLGVLDGTDGVFAVPDDVDLAEYSLVDVSQEPFDDDPEHSGDSIVRGPLREG, from the coding sequence ATGACCCACCTCGATCCCGACGAGCTCGCCCTGCTCGCCCTCGGCGAGCACTCGAGCGACGCCGAGCAGGCCCACCTGCGCGACTGCCCCGACTGCGCCCGGCAGCTGGTCGAGCTCGGCCACGCCGCGGGCCTGGGCCGTGCGAGCCGTGCTGTCGAGCTGGAGGCGCCGCCCGCGATCGTCTGGGACCGCATCCGCGAGGAGCTCGCCCTCGGCGACCTCGGGCCCGGCGCCCTTCCGTCGTCGGCGGCTGCCGTGCCGCCTCCGCTCGCACTTCCCCGGGGACGGCACCGTCCCGCGCGCCGCCGCCGGCCCCGCGCTCTGAGCGCCGTGCTGGCCGCTCTCGGCGCGCTCGTCATCGGGGTCGCGGGCGGAGCCTGGTGGCAGGCCTCGCGGAGCGACGACACCGCCGCCGTCGTGGCGCGCGCTGATCTCGCCGCTCTCCCCGACTGGCAGGGAGCGAGCGGAACCGCGGAGCTGGAGGACGCCGACGGCGCCCGCCGCCTGCACGTGCACCTCGATGCGCAGAGCGCGGACGACTCGTACCGGGAGGTCTGGCTCCTCGCCGCCGACGCCTCCGGGCTGGTAGGCCTCGGCGTGCTCGACGGGACCGACGGCGTCTTCGCCGTGCCCGATGACGTCGACCTCGCCGAGTACTCGCTCGTGGACGTCTCCCAGGAGCCGTTCGACGACGACCCGGAGCACTCCGGCGACTCGATCGTCCGCGGCCCCCTGCGCGAGGGCTGA
- a CDS encoding sigma-70 family RNA polymerase sigma factor: protein MSLAAPHAPGRQRSPQPWRDPLIETIEPADGAEADSALVARLGRRFAAGEEAALAEAYSRWSPLVFTLALRSLGDRGDAEDVVQRVFVSAWTSRSGFDPGRAALGAWLVGISRRRIADAHEARARERRLTEALVAVTPVEEGESPVDLEARILIADELARLDPVPRRVIGLAFYEDLTHTEIAERTGLPLGTVKSHIRRSLDRLRSRLEVSST from the coding sequence ATGAGCCTCGCAGCGCCGCACGCCCCCGGGCGGCAGCGCTCCCCGCAGCCCTGGAGGGATCCCCTGATCGAGACCATCGAGCCCGCCGACGGCGCCGAGGCCGACAGCGCTCTCGTGGCCCGGCTCGGCCGCCGCTTCGCCGCAGGGGAGGAGGCGGCGCTCGCCGAGGCGTACTCGCGCTGGTCGCCGCTGGTCTTCACGCTGGCGCTGCGCTCGCTCGGCGACCGCGGCGACGCGGAGGACGTGGTGCAGCGCGTGTTCGTCTCGGCCTGGACCTCGCGCTCGGGCTTCGACCCCGGACGGGCGGCTCTCGGAGCCTGGCTGGTCGGGATCTCCCGGAGGAGGATCGCGGACGCGCACGAGGCGCGGGCGCGCGAGCGGAGGCTCACCGAGGCTCTCGTCGCCGTCACGCCGGTCGAGGAGGGGGAGTCCCCCGTCGACCTCGAGGCGCGGATCCTGATCGCCGACGAGCTGGCCCGCCTGGATCCCGTCCCCCGGCGGGTGATCGGCCTCGCCTTCTACGAGGACCTCACCCACACCGAGATCGCCGAGCGCACCGGCCTGCCGCTCGGTACCGTCAAGAGCCACATCCGCCGCAGCCTCGACCGGCTCCGCTCCCGCCTGGAGGTGAGCAGCACATGA
- a CDS encoding class F sortase, with protein MSRSPFPLRVLAVVGLIVAGAGLAGCAAQESRVEPAPAAVSSAPQQPVPATVPSSPAAALPEAVPSVPVADARLGATPAPTALAPERLVVDGLPVDMAVEPVGVADDGTMELVPDTQVAGWYRFGAGLDEPEGTVVIAAHVDSLAYGLGPFVELKKAVPGQTVTLTGADGAERAYTVSTVETTEKTTVDLSAVFAADGPPRLVLITCGGDFDYDTRHYLSNVVVTAVPAG; from the coding sequence ATGAGCCGGAGCCCCTTCCCTCTGCGCGTCCTCGCCGTGGTCGGGCTGATCGTGGCCGGTGCCGGTCTCGCCGGATGCGCGGCGCAGGAGTCCCGGGTGGAGCCCGCTCCCGCCGCCGTCTCCTCGGCGCCCCAGCAGCCGGTGCCGGCCACGGTCCCCTCCTCGCCCGCGGCGGCCCTGCCGGAAGCGGTGCCGTCCGTCCCGGTGGCGGACGCCCGGCTCGGCGCGACCCCCGCCCCCACCGCGCTCGCTCCCGAGCGGCTCGTCGTCGACGGGCTCCCCGTCGACATGGCCGTCGAGCCGGTCGGAGTCGCGGACGACGGCACGATGGAGCTCGTGCCCGACACGCAGGTCGCCGGCTGGTACCGCTTCGGCGCCGGCCTCGACGAGCCGGAGGGCACGGTCGTGATCGCCGCGCACGTCGACTCCCTCGCCTACGGCCTCGGGCCGTTCGTCGAGCTGAAGAAGGCGGTCCCGGGCCAGACCGTGACCCTCACCGGCGCGGACGGCGCGGAGCGCGCGTACACCGTCTCGACGGTGGAGACCACGGAGAAGACCACGGTCGACCTCTCGGCCGTGTTCGCCGCCGACGGACCGCCGCGGCTGGTCCTGATCACCTGCGGCGGCGACTTCGACTACGACACCCGCCACTACCTCAGCAACGTGGTGGTCACGGCCGTCCCGGCCGGCTGA
- a CDS encoding DUF4397 domain-containing protein, with the protein MTTSRFSRSLLAGACIGTLAVVGIAATPAAAADADSADLSVLHAVPDTPVDVYVDGKLTLDDFTPGSLAGPLDLPTGTYKVAITASTAADASAPVIGPIDISLEAGKSYTVAAHLKPDNTPTATLFTNDISKTAAGEGRLTVRHIAAAPAVDILAGGSPVLTNVTNPNEGVLNLAPATISTVVAATGTTAPVIGPADVQVQEGVNTIVYAWGSLEKGNLALATQTIDGLHSSPSGVPAGEAGLAADNRPDAAAGWWGGALLAALAAAGAVLIGRRTAASRR; encoded by the coding sequence GTGACCACCTCCCGCTTCTCCCGCAGCCTGCTCGCCGGTGCCTGCATCGGAACCCTGGCCGTCGTCGGCATCGCCGCCACGCCCGCCGCCGCCGCCGACGCCGACTCGGCCGACCTCTCGGTCCTGCACGCCGTCCCCGACACCCCGGTCGACGTCTACGTCGACGGCAAGCTGACGCTCGACGACTTCACCCCCGGCTCGCTCGCCGGCCCGCTCGACCTCCCCACCGGCACCTACAAGGTCGCCATCACGGCCTCCACCGCCGCGGACGCCAGCGCCCCCGTGATCGGCCCGATCGACATCAGCCTCGAGGCGGGGAAGAGCTACACCGTCGCGGCGCACCTCAAGCCGGACAACACCCCCACCGCGACCCTCTTCACCAACGACATCTCGAAGACCGCCGCGGGCGAGGGCCGGCTCACGGTCCGCCACATCGCCGCCGCTCCGGCCGTGGACATCCTCGCCGGAGGGTCGCCCGTCCTGACGAACGTGACGAACCCGAACGAGGGCGTGCTGAACCTCGCCCCGGCCACGATCTCGACCGTGGTCGCCGCGACCGGGACCACCGCGCCGGTCATCGGCCCGGCCGACGTGCAGGTCCAGGAGGGCGTGAACACGATCGTCTACGCCTGGGGCAGCCTGGAGAAGGGCAACCTCGCTCTCGCGACGCAGACCATCGACGGACTGCACTCCTCGCCGTCGGGCGTCCCCGCCGGTGAGGCCGGCCTCGCGGCGGACAACCGCCCCGACGCCGCCGCGGGCTGGTGGGGCGGAGCACTGCTCGCCGCCCTCGCCGCTGCCGGCGCTGTGCTGATCGGCCGCCGCACCGCCGCCTCGCGTCGCTGA
- the rpsO gene encoding 30S ribosomal protein S15 has product MALEADVKKAIIEEYATHPGDTGSPEVQVAVLTKRIKDLTEHLKEHKHDHHSRRGLLLLVGQRRRLLGYLSDVDINRYRSLIERLGLRR; this is encoded by the coding sequence ATGGCACTCGAAGCAGATGTCAAGAAGGCGATCATCGAAGAGTACGCGACCCACCCCGGTGACACCGGGTCCCCCGAGGTGCAGGTGGCCGTCCTGACCAAGCGGATCAAGGACCTCACCGAGCACCTCAAGGAGCACAAGCACGACCACCACTCGCGTCGTGGTCTGCTGCTGCTCGTGGGTCAGCGTCGTCGACTCCTCGGCTACCTGTCGGATGTGGACATCAACCGCTACCGCTCGCTGATCGAGCGTCTCGGTCTGCGCCGCTAG
- a CDS encoding MFS transporter: protein MSQTPRAPRRSHVLDVSPLRESPAFARLWAGNVISGIGGQMTIVAVGLHIYELTGSTLAVALVGVVALVPTVIAGLYGGMLADAFDRRLVLLLAAVVAWGSTAGIAALAWLGAETPLSLYVLTAVNAVATTVIVTTRMTLAPRLLRTELVPAAAALGGIASGVEVTVGPALAGVLVASSGFAITYTIDVVLFLAAFLGIAGLPALVPEGERQRPGLESLRYGLGFLKGAPNIRMSFLVDIVAMTFGQPRVVFPAAAAVLLGGGAVTVGALTAAFAIGALISGVFSGRLSGVRRQGLAIGRSIQVYGAFVVAFGTVLLGAALVQHDASAPNAGLIALAAVALAGAGASDNVSSIFRQTMLQTAVPDNMRGRLQGVFIVVVTGGPRVGDLYTGLLASLALLWLPPLAGGLAIIAILAAVLRLRSGFRAYDALHPTA, encoded by the coding sequence GTGAGCCAGACCCCCCGCGCCCCCCGGCGCAGCCACGTCCTCGACGTCTCCCCCCTCCGCGAGTCCCCGGCCTTCGCCCGGCTCTGGGCCGGCAACGTGATCTCGGGCATCGGCGGCCAGATGACGATCGTCGCGGTCGGCCTGCACATCTACGAGCTCACCGGATCGACCCTCGCGGTCGCGCTGGTCGGCGTGGTGGCGCTGGTCCCGACCGTGATCGCCGGCCTCTACGGCGGGATGCTCGCCGACGCGTTCGACCGCCGCCTGGTGCTCCTGCTCGCCGCGGTCGTGGCCTGGGGCTCGACCGCGGGGATCGCGGCCCTCGCCTGGCTCGGCGCCGAGACCCCGCTCTCCCTCTACGTGCTCACCGCCGTGAACGCGGTGGCGACGACGGTGATCGTGACCACCCGGATGACGCTGGCTCCGCGGCTGCTCCGCACCGAGCTGGTCCCCGCCGCCGCCGCGCTGGGCGGCATCGCGAGCGGAGTCGAGGTGACCGTGGGGCCCGCCCTCGCCGGCGTGCTGGTCGCCTCCTCCGGCTTCGCGATCACGTACACGATCGACGTCGTGCTGTTCCTCGCCGCGTTCCTCGGCATCGCGGGGCTGCCGGCGCTCGTGCCCGAGGGCGAGCGGCAGCGGCCGGGGCTGGAGTCCCTCCGCTACGGCCTGGGCTTCCTGAAGGGCGCCCCGAACATCCGGATGTCCTTCCTGGTCGACATCGTGGCCATGACCTTCGGACAGCCGCGCGTGGTCTTCCCGGCGGCCGCCGCCGTGCTGCTCGGCGGAGGCGCGGTGACGGTGGGCGCGCTCACGGCCGCGTTCGCGATCGGGGCGCTGATCAGCGGCGTCTTCTCCGGCCGGCTGTCCGGGGTCCGACGGCAGGGCCTCGCGATCGGCCGCTCGATTCAGGTGTACGGAGCGTTCGTCGTCGCGTTCGGCACGGTCCTGCTCGGTGCCGCACTCGTGCAGCACGACGCGTCGGCGCCGAACGCGGGGCTCATCGCGCTGGCGGCGGTCGCCCTGGCCGGCGCGGGCGCCTCGGACAACGTCAGCTCGATCTTCCGGCAGACGATGCTGCAGACCGCGGTCCCGGACAACATGAGGGGTCGTCTCCAGGGCGTGTTCATCGTCGTGGTGACGGGCGGCCCGCGGGTCGGCGACCTCTACACGGGACTGCTCGCCTCGCTCGCGCTGCTCTGGCTGCCGCCGCTCGCGGGCGGGCTCGCGATCATCGCGATCCTCGCCGCGGTGCTGCGCCTGCGGTCGGGGTTCCGCGCGTACGACGCCCTGCACCCGACGGCCTGA
- a CDS encoding pyridoxamine 5'-phosphate oxidase family protein, with the protein MTDTDITPADSDDREQITEMVKSAGIGLLTTVNATGQLVSRPLKAQDIDFDGELWFFTQDPSPKVDDIRANPSVNVAFESKKGYLSVAGSATVVHDPAKVDELWSPAVAGWFPDGKDDPTVALIRVEAETVELWATDEPRPVVLFKVLKAAVTGGQPDIGENRTVSFE; encoded by the coding sequence ATGACCGACACCGACATCACTCCCGCCGACTCCGACGACCGCGAGCAGATCACCGAGATGGTGAAGAGCGCCGGGATCGGGCTCCTCACCACCGTCAACGCCACCGGGCAGCTCGTCAGCCGTCCGCTCAAGGCCCAGGACATCGACTTCGACGGCGAACTGTGGTTCTTCACGCAGGACCCGTCGCCCAAGGTCGACGACATCCGCGCGAACCCGAGCGTCAACGTCGCGTTCGAGTCGAAGAAGGGCTACCTGTCCGTGGCCGGCTCGGCGACCGTCGTGCACGACCCGGCGAAGGTGGACGAGCTGTGGTCCCCGGCCGTCGCCGGCTGGTTCCCCGACGGCAAGGACGACCCGACCGTCGCGCTGATCCGCGTCGAGGCCGAGACCGTCGAGCTGTGGGCGACCGACGAGCCCCGTCCGGTCGTGCTGTTCAAGGTCCTCAAGGCCGCCGTCACCGGCGGACAGCCCGACATCGGAGAGAACCGCACCGTCTCCTTCGAGTGA